In Clostridium sp., one DNA window encodes the following:
- a CDS encoding FAD-dependent oxidoreductase: MNKYKCLFECTEIGNLKIKNKFSMAPMGPFGFAGENGTFNQKGAEYYIERAKGNTGLIITGLCSVENEIEEIIRPSIPCPTMNPAAFIMSTKEMVERIHAYDSKIFLQLTGGFGRAGLPNIIKKAVAPCDIENRWDPSLKHRELTVQEIQNYVKKFAEAAFIAKNAGFDGIEIHAVHEGYLIDQFTIGLYNNRTDEYGGDIRGRLKFPIDIVKAVKRICGEDFPVSLRYSLKSFVKGIRQGALPGEDFKELGRDTEEGIEAAKILVEAGYDALNVDSGTYDSWYWNHPPMYFDKNGIYLPFARILKRSLDVPIIAAGRMDDPDVALKAVQEGYCDIIGLGRPLLADPYLPSKVKRGKIEKIRPCLSCHEGCMGRLAKGGSLSCAVNPACGREKNYGISPASTKKKVLVIGGGIAGMEASRVCAMRGHEVHLYEKSHELGGHVIAGSIPSFKNNDYKLLKWYEGELEDLGVNIHFGVEADLNLVRNEKADVVIVSTGSTPVNLDLPGMKKNNVLTADEALLDFSRIGSDVAIVGAGLVGSETALWLKQNGKNVTLIESSEKILGGGHDMPFMNYDMLKDMLNYNKVDIMTSSLVKEINGQGGVVNTKDGDKSFEADTIILSVGYKSNNTLYHELCDVVDDIYVLGDAKNVKNIMYAIWDAYEVSRNI; encoded by the coding sequence ATGAATAAATACAAATGTTTATTTGAATGTACTGAAATAGGAAATCTGAAAATAAAAAATAAATTTTCCATGGCACCTATGGGACCTTTTGGGTTTGCAGGAGAGAATGGTACTTTTAATCAAAAAGGAGCGGAATATTACATAGAAAGGGCTAAAGGAAATACTGGCCTGATTATAACCGGACTTTGCAGTGTGGAAAATGAGATTGAGGAGATCATAAGGCCCAGCATTCCATGTCCAACCATGAATCCAGCTGCTTTTATCATGAGTACAAAGGAAATGGTTGAGAGAATACACGCCTATGATTCCAAAATTTTTCTACAATTAACAGGAGGTTTTGGACGAGCAGGTTTACCCAATATCATAAAAAAGGCGGTTGCTCCCTGTGATATAGAGAATAGATGGGACCCGAGCCTGAAGCACAGGGAGCTGACTGTTCAGGAAATTCAGAATTACGTAAAAAAATTTGCCGAGGCTGCGTTTATAGCTAAAAATGCAGGGTTTGATGGAATTGAAATTCATGCAGTTCATGAGGGGTATCTTATAGACCAATTTACCATTGGTCTATATAATAACAGAACAGATGAATATGGAGGAGATATCAGGGGAAGGTTGAAATTCCCTATTGACATAGTTAAAGCTGTAAAAAGAATTTGTGGAGAAGATTTTCCTGTTTCACTGAGATACAGCTTGAAAAGTTTTGTTAAAGGAATAAGGCAGGGAGCACTTCCAGGAGAAGATTTCAAAGAGCTTGGAAGGGATACGGAGGAAGGAATAGAGGCAGCTAAAATATTGGTTGAAGCTGGATATGATGCTTTAAATGTAGATTCGGGAACATATGATTCATGGTATTGGAATCATCCACCTATGTATTTCGATAAAAATGGGATATACCTTCCATTTGCCAGAATATTAAAGAGGTCGTTAGATGTACCAATAATAGCTGCAGGTAGAATGGATGATCCAGATGTGGCTTTAAAGGCTGTGCAGGAAGGATATTGTGACATAATTGGATTGGGTAGACCCCTTTTGGCGGATCCATATCTGCCAAGCAAGGTAAAAAGAGGTAAAATAGAAAAAATAAGACCGTGTCTGTCTTGTCATGAAGGTTGTATGGGAAGACTTGCAAAGGGTGGTTCACTTTCCTGTGCAGTAAATCCTGCCTGTGGCAGAGAGAAAAATTATGGAATAAGTCCGGCATCCACAAAAAAGAAGGTGCTGGTTATAGGTGGCGGTATAGCTGGAATGGAAGCATCGAGAGTATGCGCCATGAGAGGACATGAAGTACACCTGTATGAAAAAAGCCATGAACTTGGTGGACATGTTATAGCAGGAAGCATTCCATCTTTCAAAAATAATGATTATAAACTTTTAAAATGGTATGAAGGTGAACTTGAAGATTTAGGTGTAAATATTCATTTTGGTGTTGAAGCGGATTTGAATTTGGTGAGAAACGAGAAGGCGGATGTTGTAATTGTTTCTACAGGTTCTACACCTGTAAATTTAGATTTACCAGGTATGAAAAAGAACAATGTATTAACTGCCGACGAGGCTTTATTGGATTTCTCCAGGATTGGCAGTGATGTTGCAATTGTAGGGGCAGGCCTTGTAGGTTCCGAAACAGCATTGTGGCTGAAACAGAACGGTAAGAATGTTACTCTCATTGAATCTTCAGAAAAAATTCTGGGGGGAGGTCATGACATGCCTTTTATGAACTACGACATGTTAAAGGATATGCTGAACTACAATAAAGTTGATATAATGACTTCTTCACTGGTCAAAGAAATAAACGGGCAAGGTGGGGTTGTCAATACCAAAGATGGAGATAAATCATTTGAAGCGGATACAATAATCTTATCAGTGGGTTACAAGTCCAACAATACTTTATATCATGAACTTTGTGATGTAGTAGATGATATATATGTTCTTGGAGATGCTAAAAATGTAAAAAATATAATGTATGCCATATGGGATGCATATGAAGTTTCTAGAAATATTTAA
- the bioB gene encoding biotin synthase BioB → MDELWNTILETGQKLLNEGNITKKEAEALANARESDIFLLCSFANKIREKFNGSNVDLCSVINAKSGKCPEDCAFCSQSAHHHTNTKCYPLVDEDEIVETAIRREKAGARHCDICTSGLGYTGKEENFKIILSAFKRMKKSTNLKLCACLGTLTMDAAKQLADAGVERYNHNLETARSFFSKIVSTHGYDERIDTIRYAKKAGMEVCSGMIIGMGETMEQRIEHAFLLKKLDVNAVPLNVLNPVKGTKLENAKPLTPMEIIKTFAIMRFILPDKNIRFAGGREKNLRTLQPLGFIAGINGMLIGNYLTTSGQEVNKDFQMLQDLNLTY, encoded by the coding sequence ATGGATGAATTATGGAATACAATATTAGAAACAGGCCAAAAACTTCTTAATGAAGGCAATATTACAAAAAAAGAAGCGGAAGCCCTGGCAAATGCCAGAGAAAGTGATATATTTCTGCTTTGCAGTTTTGCCAATAAAATAAGAGAGAAATTCAATGGAAGCAATGTGGATTTGTGTTCGGTGATAAATGCAAAATCAGGCAAATGTCCCGAGGATTGTGCCTTTTGTTCTCAGTCTGCTCATCATCATACAAACACAAAATGTTATCCACTTGTAGATGAAGACGAAATTGTTGAAACTGCAATAAGGCGTGAAAAGGCAGGTGCAAGACACTGCGACATTTGTACAAGCGGTCTTGGATATACAGGAAAGGAAGAAAACTTCAAAATCATATTAAGTGCATTTAAAAGAATGAAAAAAAGTACAAATTTAAAGCTGTGCGCCTGTCTTGGAACTCTCACCATGGATGCGGCAAAACAGCTGGCAGATGCAGGTGTTGAACGTTATAACCACAATCTTGAAACAGCAAGGAGCTTTTTTTCAAAAATCGTATCAACTCATGGATATGATGAAAGAATTGATACGATACGTTATGCAAAAAAAGCAGGCATGGAAGTATGTTCAGGAATGATCATAGGAATGGGTGAAACCATGGAACAGCGTATTGAACATGCCTTTTTACTAAAAAAACTCGACGTGAATGCAGTACCTTTAAATGTATTGAATCCTGTGAAAGGGACAAAACTTGAAAATGCAAAACCTCTTACTCCTATGGAAATAATCAAAACTTTTGCCATAATGAGATTTATACTGCCTGATAAAAACATAAGATTTGCCGGTGGAAGGGAGAAAAATCTCAGAACCCTCCAGCCTCTTGGATTTATTGCCGGTATAAATGGAATGCTGATAGGTAACTACCTGACCACAAGCGGACAGGAAGTAAATAAAGACTTCCAGATGCTTCAGGATCTGAACTTAACTTATTAA